The Inediibacterium massiliense genome has a segment encoding these proteins:
- a CDS encoding group II intron maturase-specific domain-containing protein, giving the protein MKRFKDKVRKITSRNYSISMKEKIRRLNQVIIGWVNYLSLAKAIMKSLEGWIRKRLRMCIWRQWKNQKLRLKIAYL; this is encoded by the coding sequence ATTAAGAGATTCAAGGATAAGGTTAGAAAAATAACTTCAAGAAACTATAGCATAAGCATGAAAGAAAAAATTAGAAGACTTAACCAAGTGATAATAGGATGGGTAAATTACTTGTCACTTGCAAAAGCTATCATGAAAAGCCTTGAGGGATGGATTAGAAAAAGGTTAAGAATGTGTATATGGAGACAATGGAAAAATCAAAAGCTAAGGTTAAAAATTGCATATCTCTAG
- a CDS encoding reverse transcriptase domain-containing protein, with protein MFFDNSYGVRLGSKAHDVVLNVKEHMSQKYKYVVDMDLEKFFDRVNHDILMDRV; from the coding sequence ATATTTTTTGATAATAGCTACGGTGTTAGACTAGGAAGTAAAGCTCACGATGTTGTGCTAAATGTTAAAGAGCATATGAGTCAAAAATATAAATATGTAGTGGACATGGATTTAGAAAAATTCTTTGATAGAGTAAACCACGACATATTGATGGACAGGGTATAA
- a CDS encoding reverse transcriptase domain-containing protein, whose amino-acid sequence MTVRSKEGTPQGELLSSLLVNILLDDLEKELEKRGHKLCRYCDDCNIYKKSKRV is encoded by the coding sequence ATAACTGTAAGAAGTAAAGAAGGAACTCCTCAAGGAGAACTATTAAGTTCACTGCTAGTAAATATTCTATTAGATGATTTAGAGAAAGAACTGGAAAAAAGAGGACATAAACTTTGTAGATATTGTGATGACTGCAATATATACAAAAAATCCAAAAGGGTATAA